Proteins co-encoded in one Ruegeria pomeroyi DSS-3 genomic window:
- a CDS encoding peptidylprolyl isomerase: MQQNLTTLSRCLARMMGAAALTLTLAGGPVAAQSLFSPAIRVNQGVITHFELEQRIRLMEVLRIPGDPQKDARRSLIEEALKMQAVEEAGIEVAPEDVQLGIDDFAARARLSTDEFLAALANEGVSAETVRDFVSKQMAWRDYVSARFLARARPTPDEIDRALGLGGGGGLQVLLSEIIIPITPQTVDQVDEVAQQIAALTSYEAFSSAAIQVSAAETRENGGRMPWIPLAQLPPALQPVILELEPGEISDPITLPNAVALFQMRGLREAAVGTPRYAAIDYAAYRMAGGRSPETLKAATELRQRVDTCDDLYGVAKGQPAEVLERISAKPAEIPQDIALELAKLDPGETSLALTRNNGQTLLFLMMCTRTRDLGGDASREDVANALTQQRLQTLAESLVEQLRADAIITEE; this comes from the coding sequence ATGCAGCAAAACCTGACCACCCTGTCCCGATGCCTGGCCCGTATGATGGGCGCCGCCGCGCTGACCCTGACGCTGGCCGGTGGCCCCGTTGCGGCGCAAAGCCTGTTCAGCCCGGCGATCCGCGTCAATCAGGGCGTGATCACCCATTTCGAGCTGGAACAGCGCATCCGCCTGATGGAGGTGCTGCGCATCCCCGGCGATCCGCAGAAAGACGCCCGCCGCTCCCTGATCGAGGAAGCGCTCAAGATGCAGGCGGTCGAAGAGGCCGGCATCGAGGTCGCCCCCGAGGACGTGCAGCTGGGCATCGACGATTTCGCCGCCCGCGCGCGGCTGTCCACGGACGAGTTCCTGGCGGCTCTGGCCAACGAGGGGGTCTCGGCCGAAACGGTGCGCGATTTCGTCAGCAAGCAGATGGCCTGGCGCGACTATGTCAGCGCCCGTTTCCTGGCCCGCGCCCGCCCCACCCCGGACGAGATCGACCGCGCGCTGGGTCTGGGCGGCGGCGGTGGCTTGCAGGTGCTGCTCTCCGAGATCATCATCCCGATCACCCCGCAGACCGTGGATCAGGTCGACGAGGTGGCCCAACAGATCGCCGCGCTGACCAGTTACGAGGCCTTCTCCAGCGCCGCGATCCAGGTCTCGGCAGCCGAAACGCGCGAGAATGGCGGCCGCATGCCCTGGATCCCGCTGGCACAACTGCCCCCGGCGCTGCAACCGGTGATCCTCGAGCTTGAGCCGGGCGAGATCTCCGACCCGATCACCCTGCCCAATGCGGTGGCGCTGTTCCAGATGCGCGGCCTGCGCGAGGCCGCCGTGGGCACGCCGCGCTATGCCGCGATCGACTATGCCGCCTATCGCATGGCGGGCGGGCGCAGCCCCGAGACGCTGAAGGCCGCAACCGAGCTGCGCCAGCGCGTCGATACCTGCGACGACCTCTATGGCGTGGCCAAGGGCCAGCCGGCCGAGGTGCTGGAGCGGATCAGCGCCAAACCCGCGGAGATCCCGCAGGATATCGCGCTGGAACTGGCCAAGCTGGACCCGGGCGAAACCTCGCTGGCGCTGACCCGCAACAATGGCCAGACCCTGTTGTTCCTGATGATGTGCACCCGCACCCGCGATCTGGGCGGCGATGCCTCGCGCGAGGATGTGGCCAACGCCCTGACCCAGCAGCGCCTGCAGACCCTGGCCGAAAGCCTGGTGGAACAGCTGCGCGCCGACGCCATCATCACCGAGGAATAG
- the lptG gene encoding LPS export ABC transporter permease LptG: MILDRYFARRFIQSFLVIGLVFLGLVLLIDLIEQLRRFEGFEVSMGQLVGLTLLNAPAAISEILPLLMILSTIVLFVGLARSSELVVTRAIGRSGIRALVGPVLVALVIGLLAVTTLNPIVAATAVRYQTLADTYRNGGPSVLSLSDEGLWLRQGDAGGQSVIHATGFGGDGVTLFDVTILSYAPDGSAQRRTIAESAQLQDGKWLLQKAKVWPLKVGQNPEANAVYHDRIEMPTSLTQERIRDSLGRRETVSIYDLPQTIEQLQQAGFSTKRHKVWLQVELARPLFLVSMVLVGAAFTMRHTRFGGTGLAVLSAVLLGFTLYFTRNFAQILGENGQIPVALAAWAPPVAAIMLTFGLLLHAEDG, from the coding sequence ATGATTCTGGACCGTTATTTCGCCCGCCGCTTCATCCAGAGCTTTCTGGTGATCGGGCTGGTGTTTCTGGGGCTGGTGCTGCTGATCGACCTGATCGAACAGCTCCGCCGGTTCGAGGGGTTCGAGGTGAGCATGGGCCAGCTTGTCGGGCTGACCCTGCTGAACGCGCCCGCCGCGATCAGCGAGATCCTGCCGCTCCTCATGATCCTGTCGACCATCGTCCTTTTCGTCGGGCTGGCGCGCAGTTCCGAACTGGTGGTGACCCGTGCCATCGGCCGTTCGGGCATCCGCGCGCTGGTGGGCCCGGTGCTGGTCGCGCTGGTGATCGGGCTCTTGGCGGTGACCACGCTGAACCCGATCGTGGCCGCGACTGCCGTGCGATATCAGACACTTGCGGACACGTATCGTAATGGCGGCCCCTCGGTCCTGTCGCTCAGCGACGAGGGCTTGTGGCTGCGTCAGGGCGATGCCGGGGGCCAATCGGTGATCCATGCCACCGGATTTGGCGGCGACGGGGTGACGCTGTTTGACGTGACCATCCTGAGCTATGCGCCCGACGGTAGCGCCCAGCGGCGCACGATCGCCGAAAGCGCCCAGTTGCAAGACGGCAAGTGGTTGTTACAAAAGGCCAAGGTCTGGCCGCTCAAGGTCGGGCAGAACCCCGAGGCCAACGCCGTGTATCACGACCGCATCGAGATGCCCACTTCGCTGACGCAAGAGCGTATCCGCGACAGCCTGGGGCGGCGCGAGACCGTGTCGATCTATGACCTGCCCCAGACCATCGAACAGCTGCAACAGGCCGGCTTCTCGACCAAGCGGCACAAGGTCTGGCTGCAGGTCGAGCTGGCCCGGCCCCTGTTCCTGGTCTCGATGGTGCTGGTAGGGGCGGCCTTTACCATGCGCCATACGCGGTTCGGCGGCACCGGTCTGGCGGTGCTGTCGGCGGTGTTGCTGGGCTTTACCCTCTACTTCACCCGCAATTTCGCGCAGATCCTTGGCGAAAACGGGCAGATTCCGGTGGCCCTGGCCGCCTGGGCACCGCCGGTGGCCGCGATCATGCTGACCTTTGGCCTCTTGCTGCATGCGGAGGATGGCTGA
- a CDS encoding MarC family protein, which produces MIDTAFLITAFTTLFVVIDPPGQTPIFMALTQGMDSRTKRAIALRACLTAAGILAMFAAFGEAVLGFVGISMPAFRVAGGVLLFLTALDMLFERRTKRREDRAEAEEHADPSVFPLGIPLIAGPGSIATMILLAGQHPGAEGLATVIAVMLAVLAVVLFLYLISGLLGRLLGKTGLNVVTRLLGMLLAALAVQFILDGLRAFGFAS; this is translated from the coding sequence ATGATCGACACCGCCTTTCTGATCACCGCATTCACCACGCTTTTCGTGGTGATCGACCCGCCGGGCCAGACGCCGATCTTCATGGCGCTGACCCAGGGTATGGACAGCCGCACCAAACGCGCCATCGCGCTGCGCGCCTGCCTGACGGCGGCGGGGATCCTGGCGATGTTCGCGGCCTTTGGCGAGGCGGTGCTGGGTTTTGTCGGCATCTCGATGCCCGCCTTTCGGGTCGCGGGCGGCGTGCTCTTGTTCCTCACCGCGCTCGACATGCTGTTCGAGCGGCGCACCAAGCGGCGCGAGGACCGGGCCGAGGCCGAGGAACACGCCGACCCCTCGGTGTTTCCGCTGGGCATACCGTTGATCGCCGGTCCCGGCTCGATCGCCACCATGATCCTGCTGGCAGGCCAGCATCCGGGCGCCGAGGGGCTGGCCACGGTGATTGCGGTCATGCTGGCGGTGCTGGCGGTGGTGCTGTTCCTCTACCTGATCTCGGGTCTGTTGGGGCGGCTTCTGGGCAAGACCGGGCTGAACGTGGTGACCCGCCTCTTGGGCATGCTGCTGGCGGCGCTGGCGGTGCAGTTCATCCTCGACGGGCTCAGGGCCTTTGGCTTTGCCAGCTGA
- a CDS encoding retropepsin-like aspartic protease family protein has product MDADNTAHLIYLSLLGAALVFWFISHNRASLGKTLQMALAWVFIFVGVIAVVGLWGDIRSTVAGTPRISVSENRVEIPRSPDGHYYATLIIEDKPLRFLVDTGASQVVLSHADAERLGIDTSALNYFGRAYTANGEVRTAPVKLGRVQLGGFTDQGVTAWVNEGEMSESLLGMDYLQRFRSIEIAGGTLVLAR; this is encoded by the coding sequence ATGGACGCAGACAACACCGCCCACCTGATCTATCTGTCGCTGCTTGGCGCGGCGCTTGTGTTCTGGTTCATCAGCCACAACCGCGCCAGCCTGGGCAAAACGCTGCAAATGGCGCTGGCCTGGGTGTTCATCTTCGTGGGCGTGATTGCGGTGGTGGGCCTGTGGGGCGATATTCGCAGCACCGTCGCCGGCACGCCGCGCATCTCGGTCAGCGAAAACCGGGTCGAAATCCCGCGCAGCCCGGATGGCCATTACTATGCCACCCTCATTATCGAGGACAAACCGCTGCGTTTTCTGGTCGATACCGGCGCCAGTCAGGTGGTGCTGAGCCATGCGGATGCCGAACGGTTGGGCATCGACACATCCGCGCTCAACTACTTCGGGCGCGCCTATACCGCCAATGGCGAGGTGCGCACCGCGCCGGTGAAACTGGGCCGGGTGCAGCTGGGCGGGTTCACCGACCAGGGCGTCACCGCCTGGGTGAACGAGGGCGAGATGAGTGAATCGCTTCTCGGCATGGACTACTTGCAACGCTTCCGCAGTATCGAGATCGCGGGCGGAACATTGGTGCTGGCGCGCTGA
- a CDS encoding lysophospholipid acyltransferase family protein — MTQTPVSRDAATASAPVRLIKLVVLILLGPLYFLVIAFVPLLCARRRGFRGWYWRLVKRACSRLLWLLGIRVEITEAERAALAQDRDSIIVINHRSHLDGFALMDAVPDAKWFTFAAKKELCRHPLLRTGFTGAGLVEIDRKNGSLAMETLSAAVREMPARRSVVLFPEGTRTGGETLGPFKAGAVLAARASGRTIRPIVIHDSDRLLPRGRVLPQGGAIRVEVLAPFVCDPAAPVDADVARLRAAMLAAFDRD; from the coding sequence ATGACACAGACCCCCGTTTCCCGCGACGCGGCAACCGCCTCCGCGCCGGTCCGCCTGATCAAGCTTGTGGTGCTGATCCTGCTGGGGCCGCTCTATTTCCTGGTCATCGCCTTTGTGCCGCTGCTTTGTGCGCGGCGGCGCGGGTTTCGCGGCTGGTACTGGCGGCTGGTCAAGCGCGCCTGTTCGCGGCTGTTGTGGCTGCTGGGCATCCGGGTCGAGATCACCGAGGCCGAGCGCGCCGCGCTGGCGCAGGATCGCGACAGCATCATCGTGATCAACCACCGCAGCCATCTGGACGGGTTTGCGCTGATGGATGCGGTGCCGGACGCGAAATGGTTCACCTTTGCCGCCAAGAAAGAGCTGTGCCGCCATCCGCTGCTGCGCACGGGTTTCACCGGTGCCGGGCTGGTCGAGATCGACCGCAAGAACGGCAGTCTGGCGATGGAGACGCTGAGCGCGGCGGTGCGCGAGATGCCGGCGCGCCGCTCGGTGGTACTGTTCCCCGAGGGCACCCGCACCGGCGGCGAGACGCTGGGCCCGTTCAAGGCGGGCGCAGTGCTGGCGGCGCGCGCCAGCGGCCGCACCATTCGGCCCATCGTCATCCACGACTCGGATCGGTTGCTGCCACGGGGTCGGGTTCTGCCGCAAGGCGGGGCAATCCGGGTCGAGGTGCTGGCCCCCTTCGTTTGCGACCCCGCCGCGCCCGTCGATGCGGATGTGGCACGGCTGCGCGCGGCGATGCTAGCGGCCTTTGATCGGGACTGA
- a CDS encoding leucyl aminopeptidase has product MTSPTPIRFEMPDLDAMAAATGRVAVIVPPEGKLDPGARRANRLTRGALARLVESDRFAKLKPGQVVSLAWPAGMAAEALDVLVLPRRADALTARKGGAALAKLAGGKPLLLMAGGQVRAEQLALGIALRAYDFTAHKSKPEEEAAEATDASVTIAHNKAEEIAAAYAPLAALAEGVHMTRDLVNEPANVLTTTEFANRLKEMEALGLEVEVLEEDKLEELGMRTLLCVGQGSDSPSKVVVMHWKGGDKDAAPLALVGKGVVFDTGGISLKPAAGMEDMTMDMGGAGVVAGTMRALALRKAKANVVGLVGLVENMPSGRATRPGDVVKSMKGDTVEIINTDAEGRLVLCDVMWYAQERFKPTGMIDLATLTGAIIIGLGHENAGVFSNDDTLCNAFLKSAGDEGEGAWRMPLGKAYDDMLKSRIADMKNVGGRPAGSITAAQFLARFVQEGTPWIHLDIAGVASVTAETDMAPKGATGWGVLALNRLVDRLAE; this is encoded by the coding sequence ATGACCAGCCCCACCCCGATCCGTTTCGAGATGCCCGACCTGGACGCGATGGCCGCCGCGACCGGACGCGTCGCGGTGATCGTGCCGCCCGAGGGCAAGCTCGATCCGGGTGCCCGCCGTGCCAACCGGCTGACGCGCGGGGCGCTGGCGCGGCTGGTGGAAAGCGACCGGTTCGCCAAGCTGAAGCCGGGGCAGGTGGTGTCTTTGGCCTGGCCTGCCGGGATGGCCGCCGAGGCGCTGGACGTGCTGGTGCTGCCGCGCCGCGCCGATGCGCTGACCGCCCGCAAGGGCGGCGCCGCGCTGGCCAAGCTGGCGGGCGGCAAGCCGCTGTTGCTGATGGCGGGCGGGCAGGTGCGCGCAGAGCAGCTGGCGCTGGGCATCGCCCTGCGCGCCTATGACTTCACCGCCCATAAATCCAAGCCCGAGGAAGAGGCCGCCGAGGCCACCGACGCCAGCGTCACCATCGCCCATAACAAGGCCGAGGAGATTGCTGCGGCCTATGCGCCTCTGGCGGCGCTGGCCGAGGGCGTGCACATGACCCGCGATCTGGTCAACGAACCGGCCAATGTGCTGACCACCACGGAATTCGCCAACCGCCTCAAGGAGATGGAGGCGCTGGGGCTTGAGGTCGAGGTGCTGGAGGAGGACAAGCTTGAAGAGCTGGGCATGCGCACGCTGCTCTGCGTCGGGCAGGGGTCCGACAGCCCCTCGAAAGTGGTCGTGATGCATTGGAAGGGCGGCGACAAGGATGCCGCCCCGCTGGCGCTGGTGGGCAAGGGCGTGGTGTTCGACACTGGTGGTATCTCGTTGAAACCCGCCGCCGGGATGGAAGACATGACCATGGACATGGGCGGCGCCGGTGTGGTTGCGGGCACCATGCGCGCGCTCGCCCTGCGCAAGGCCAAGGCCAATGTGGTGGGCCTGGTCGGTCTGGTCGAAAACATGCCCTCGGGCCGGGCCACCCGCCCGGGGGATGTGGTGAAGTCCATGAAGGGCGACACGGTCGAGATCATCAACACCGATGCCGAGGGGCGGCTCGTTCTGTGCGACGTGATGTGGTACGCGCAGGAGCGGTTCAAACCCACGGGCATGATCGACCTTGCCACCCTGACCGGCGCCATCATCATCGGGCTGGGGCATGAGAATGCGGGCGTGTTCTCGAATGACGATACACTGTGCAACGCCTTCCTGAAATCGGCGGGCGACGAAGGCGAAGGCGCCTGGCGGATGCCGCTGGGCAAGGCCTATGACGACATGTTGAAATCGCGCATCGCGGATATGAAGAACGTGGGCGGGCGCCCGGCGGGGTCGATCACCGCGGCCCAGTTCCTGGCCCGCTTCGTGCAAGAGGGTACGCCCTGGATCCATCTCGACATCGCCGGGGTCGCCTCGGTCACCGCCGAGACCGACATGGCGCCCAAGGGCGCGACCGGCTGGGGTGTGCTGGCGCTGAACCGTCTGGTGGACCGGCTGGCGGAGTGA
- the pdxA gene encoding 4-hydroxythreonine-4-phosphate dehydrogenase PdxA has protein sequence MRPIALSCGEPAGIGPELAAAAWSALRADCPFVWIGDPAHLPSGTPVTLLDDPARAVAASDSALPVLALPFAAPTQPGRPDPRNAAGVIAAIERGVALVQSGACSALCTAPIHKKALIDGAGFAYPGHTEFLAALAGCDRVVMMLASDQLRVVPATIHIALSEVPRALTPALLRETIEITAAGLRDRFAIAHPRIAVAGLNPHAGEGGAMGHEEIDWIARLLQEITGDFTLTGPHPADTMFHAAARARYDAAVCMYHDQALIPIKTLDFDRGVNVTLGLPFVRTSPDHGTAFDIAGQGIANPSSLIEALKLAQRMAASG, from the coding sequence ATGCGCCCCATCGCGCTCAGCTGCGGCGAGCCCGCGGGGATCGGCCCCGAGCTTGCCGCCGCCGCCTGGTCGGCGCTGCGCGCGGACTGCCCCTTTGTCTGGATCGGCGATCCGGCACATCTGCCCAGCGGCACCCCGGTGACGCTGCTTGACGATCCGGCCCGGGCCGTGGCGGCCTCGGACAGCGCTTTGCCGGTGCTGGCGCTGCCCTTTGCCGCTCCGACCCAGCCCGGCCGCCCCGATCCGCGCAACGCCGCCGGTGTGATCGCCGCGATCGAACGGGGCGTGGCGCTGGTGCAGTCGGGTGCCTGTTCGGCGCTCTGCACCGCGCCCATTCACAAGAAGGCGCTGATCGACGGCGCCGGCTTTGCCTATCCCGGCCATACCGAATTCCTCGCCGCGCTCGCGGGATGTGACCGGGTGGTGATGATGCTGGCCAGCGATCAGCTGCGTGTGGTGCCCGCCACCATCCATATCGCCCTGTCCGAGGTCCCTCGCGCCCTGACCCCGGCGCTGCTGCGCGAAACGATCGAGATCACCGCCGCCGGGCTGCGCGACCGGTTCGCCATCGCCCATCCCCGGATCGCCGTGGCCGGGCTGAACCCGCATGCGGGCGAAGGCGGCGCCATGGGGCACGAAGAGATCGACTGGATCGCGCGGCTGCTGCAGGAGATCACGGGAGATTTCACCCTGACCGGGCCGCATCCCGCCGACACCATGTTCCACGCCGCCGCCCGCGCCCGTTATGACGCGGCGGTGTGCATGTATCACGACCAGGCGCTGATCCCGATCAAGACGCTCGATTTCGACCGCGGGGTGAACGTGACGCTGGGCCTGCCCTTCGTCCGCACCTCGCCCGACCATGGCACCGCCTTCGACATCGCCGGCCAGGGCATCGCCAATCCCTCCAGCCTGATCGAGGCGCTGAAGCTGGCGCAGCGCATGGCGGCAAGCGGCTAA
- a CDS encoding maleate cis-trans isomerase family protein: MSHFPYDLTAPIGCAATLGLIVLQADETVEQDFQRLFAAPDQALYVTRIPSGADVTPETLRQMERDLPHSASLLPPSVAFSTVGYACTSGATMIGPDRVAELIRGACDTQASTDPLTAARAALRALGITRLGIVSPYVASVAEPVRQALGAAGVETPETLSFGEASEARVARIDPASIRAAALELGRRGGLDGLFLSCTNLRTLDVIDEIETELGLPVVSSNLALAWHMASQAGLTLPDAPGRLMRQLAG; encoded by the coding sequence ATGAGCCATTTTCCCTATGACCTCACCGCGCCCATCGGCTGCGCCGCCACCCTTGGGCTGATCGTTTTGCAGGCCGACGAGACGGTAGAGCAGGATTTCCAGCGCCTCTTCGCGGCCCCCGATCAGGCGCTTTATGTCACCCGCATCCCCTCGGGCGCGGATGTGACGCCCGAGACCCTGCGCCAGATGGAACGCGACCTGCCGCACTCGGCCAGCCTGCTGCCGCCCTCGGTGGCCTTCTCGACGGTGGGCTATGCCTGCACCTCGGGCGCGACCATGATCGGGCCGGACCGGGTGGCGGAGCTGATCCGGGGCGCCTGCGACACACAGGCCAGCACCGATCCGCTGACGGCGGCGCGCGCCGCCCTGCGCGCGTTGGGCATCACCCGGCTGGGCATCGTGTCACCCTATGTGGCCTCGGTCGCCGAACCGGTGCGCCAGGCGCTGGGTGCCGCAGGGGTCGAGACACCCGAAACGCTCAGCTTCGGCGAGGCGAGCGAGGCGCGGGTGGCGCGGATCGACCCGGCCTCGATCCGGGCAGCGGCGCTGGAGCTGGGCCGGCGCGGCGGTCTGGACGGGCTGTTCCTGAGCTGCACCAACCTGCGCACGCTGGATGTGATCGACGAGATCGAAACCGAACTGGGCCTGCCTGTGGTCAGTTCAAACCTGGCGCTAGCCTGGCATATGGCCTCGCAGGCCGGGCTGACCCTGCCCGACGCGCCGGGGCGGCTGATGCGGCAGCTGGCGGGCTGA
- a CDS encoding DNA polymerase III subunit chi encodes MGAAYFYHLTRNPLEATLPVLLTKALGAGWRVAVRGSDPGRLVWLDEKLWLGPDDGFLPHGLAGGAHDADQPVLLTTGADAPNGARCVMSVDGAAVTPEEVAALERVCILFDGTDPAAVEAARGQWRALTAAGCAAQYWSEESGRWEKKAEAGG; translated from the coding sequence ATGGGGGCCGCCTATTTCTATCACCTGACCCGCAACCCTCTGGAGGCGACGCTGCCGGTGCTATTGACCAAGGCACTGGGCGCGGGCTGGCGGGTGGCGGTGCGGGGGAGTGATCCGGGGCGGCTTGTCTGGCTGGACGAAAAGCTGTGGCTGGGGCCCGATGACGGGTTCCTGCCGCATGGGCTGGCGGGGGGCGCCCATGACGCCGACCAGCCGGTGCTGCTGACCACCGGCGCGGATGCGCCCAATGGCGCGCGCTGCGTGATGAGCGTCGACGGCGCCGCCGTCACGCCCGAAGAGGTGGCGGCGCTGGAACGGGTCTGCATCCTGTTCGACGGAACCGATCCGGCCGCGGTCGAGGCCGCGCGTGGCCAGTGGCGGGCGCTGACGGCGGCGGGCTGCGCGGCGCAATACTGGTCCGAGGAATCGGGCCGCTGGGAGAAGAAGGCCGAGGCGGGCGGCTGA
- a CDS encoding LPS-assembly protein LptD: protein MRALLSTLLSGVACLHLAGAAAAQTLPATPAEQTEAQPAVLVADSVFITPERQLIAEGNVEAFQGDIRLRARKITFDRQSGQLNIEGPIRIDQGGQITVLADAAELDKNLQNGLLTGARMVFDQQLQLAALQMTRVGGRYTQLYKTSVTSCHVCENGKPPLWQIRAQKVIHDQLEQQLYFEGAQFRVLDVPVFYFPAMRLPDPNLKRATGFLIPSIRTTSQLGTGVKVPYFFRLGDHRDLTLTPYVSSKTKTLNLRYRQAFARGRIEIEGAYTRDDLIRGEDRGYVFATGQFDLRDDYKLKLGVQTVSDNGYLADYGLPEYDRLRSEVSIERFRRDSAFRIGLIHYETLRDSEIEAEIPTEIFDINAEKRYFPTGLGGEVRLAFDGHAHQRQSSANVVGRDIARATLDAEWLRSWTFASGLRADWRMGVAVDDYRVWDDTNYASGTLRSAPRAALTLRYPMVYRGATGTHYLEPIAQLGWSDVSGAPLPNGESNFVEFDQGNLLALSRFPANDQREEGKRAVFGLNWARFSTSGWQAFATIGQVFRSTSDPRFSKSSGLGGTASDLLLAGQITLPQGLGLTARGLLDGSLNFSKVEVRGSWTDDRTSVSGSYLWLGRDLAENRALAVSEFWFDGSYKVNPYWTASANIRYDIEDSRATRAGIGFAYQNECVTVNISVNRRYTSSTSVEPSTDFGFTIALSGFAVESANKEYRRSCSKT, encoded by the coding sequence ATGCGGGCGCTGCTTTCGACCCTGCTGTCCGGCGTGGCCTGTCTGCATCTGGCCGGAGCGGCCGCGGCCCAGACCCTGCCCGCCACCCCGGCCGAACAGACCGAGGCGCAGCCCGCCGTTCTTGTGGCCGACAGCGTCTTCATCACCCCCGAACGGCAGCTGATCGCCGAAGGCAATGTCGAGGCGTTCCAGGGCGATATCCGCCTGCGCGCGCGCAAAATCACCTTTGACCGGCAATCGGGGCAGCTGAACATCGAGGGCCCGATCCGCATCGACCAGGGCGGTCAGATCACGGTGCTGGCGGATGCCGCCGAGCTGGACAAGAACCTGCAGAACGGCCTGCTGACGGGCGCGCGGATGGTGTTCGACCAGCAGCTGCAACTGGCCGCGCTGCAGATGACGCGGGTCGGTGGGCGCTATACCCAGCTGTACAAGACCTCGGTCACCTCGTGCCACGTCTGCGAGAACGGCAAGCCTCCGCTCTGGCAGATCCGGGCGCAGAAGGTGATTCACGACCAGCTCGAACAGCAGCTCTATTTCGAGGGCGCGCAGTTCCGGGTGCTGGATGTGCCGGTCTTCTACTTTCCGGCCATGCGCCTGCCCGACCCGAACCTGAAACGCGCCACCGGTTTCCTGATCCCGTCGATCCGCACCACCTCGCAGCTGGGCACCGGGGTCAAGGTGCCGTATTTCTTTCGCCTCGGCGATCACCGCGACCTGACGCTTACCCCCTATGTCTCGTCCAAGACCAAGACACTGAACCTGCGCTATCGGCAGGCCTTTGCCCGTGGCCGGATCGAGATCGAAGGCGCCTATACCCGCGACGACCTGATCCGGGGCGAGGATCGCGGCTATGTCTTTGCCACCGGCCAGTTCGACCTGCGCGACGATTACAAGCTGAAGCTTGGGGTACAGACCGTCTCGGACAACGGCTATCTGGCCGATTACGGCCTGCCCGAATACGACCGGCTGCGCAGCGAAGTCTCGATCGAACGGTTCCGCCGCGACAGCGCCTTTCGCATCGGGCTGATCCACTACGAGACCCTGCGCGACAGCGAGATCGAGGCAGAGATCCCCACGGAGATCTTCGACATCAATGCCGAGAAACGGTATTTCCCGACCGGCCTTGGCGGCGAGGTGCGTCTGGCCTTTGACGGCCATGCGCATCAGCGCCAATCCTCGGCCAATGTTGTCGGGCGCGATATCGCGCGGGCGACGCTGGATGCGGAATGGCTGCGCAGCTGGACCTTTGCCAGCGGGCTGCGCGCCGATTGGCGCATGGGCGTTGCGGTCGACGATTACCGGGTCTGGGACGATACCAACTATGCCAGCGGCACCCTGCGCAGCGCCCCGCGCGCTGCGCTGACCCTGCGCTATCCGATGGTCTATCGCGGAGCAACCGGCACCCATTACCTGGAACCCATTGCACAACTGGGCTGGAGCGATGTGTCCGGCGCGCCACTCCCCAATGGCGAGAGCAATTTTGTCGAGTTCGATCAGGGCAACCTGCTAGCACTCTCGCGTTTTCCCGCCAACGATCAGCGCGAGGAAGGCAAGCGCGCGGTATTCGGTCTGAACTGGGCGCGTTTCTCGACCTCGGGCTGGCAGGCCTTTGCCACCATCGGCCAGGTGTTCCGCAGCACCTCGGACCCGCGCTTCTCGAAATCCTCGGGCCTGGGCGGCACCGCCTCGGACCTGCTGCTGGCTGGCCAGATCACCCTGCCCCAGGGTCTGGGCCTGACCGCGCGCGGGCTGCTTGACGGCTCGCTCAACTTTTCCAAGGTCGAGGTGCGCGGCAGCTGGACCGATGACCGCACCAGTGTCAGCGGCAGCTATCTGTGGCTGGGCCGGGACCTGGCCGAGAACCGGGCGCTGGCGGTGTCCGAGTTCTGGTTCGACGGCAGCTACAAGGTGAACCCCTATTGGACCGCCTCTGCCAATATCCGCTACGATATCGAGGATTCGCGTGCCACCCGTGCCGGCATCGGATTTGCCTACCAAAACGAATGTGTCACGGTTAACATTTCGGTCAATCGCCGCTACACCTCTTCGACAAGTGTTGAGCCTTCGACCGATTTCGGATTTACCATTGCCCTGAGCGGCTTTGCCGTGGAAAGCGCAAACAAAGAATACAGGCGATCATGCAGCAAAACCTGA